tttttttttttttttgtatcaatTTCCTGGTATGAAGATGGcgtgaaaaaaatattatacaatctTGATCTGCCTGCAACAATAACATGTGATGTGATcgaaagttataatacccttcgaCCTCATAGGTAGCAAGTAAAGAAACTTCTAATTTAACAAACATTTATTGTTATGTAATAAGTGTAACTTACAGCGGACAGCTTAAAATTTACATCAGCGTTTTGTATTCCATAAGCTTTAGAACACTATTCCTTTCAGCGATTTCCCTGTACACCAATATGGAAAAtagataaaacaaaaactagaAGATAAAGGGatatttgaaaacttttgacTATTTTTTCCAGACCTCTAAGGCACGAGTTATTGcgtaactaaatatatatacaataataaaaactcaCAAAGTGGTAGACAAGTAAGTCGTTTATAAGGgcaattttgcttttacttctCGTGCTAATTTTACAAGGTTCATTTTAACTTCATAACATATGATAGTTGGACGCATCCTATTTGACTGGTCAAATGCTTTAAGCTCAATTCGTAGTTTTTGTTCTCCTTccatattttgcattttattttcgattactatatacatatcGAAGTCATCTAGTATATACTTTGTCtggaaaaataattattttatattgccACACTATCATTCAAAATAGTTTATGATTTTTAGATATCTTACCCCCGGAACATTTAGACAATTGTTCTTGATTTCATCGATATTCGTTATGTATTTTACCCATAATGTGTACCAATATTGATTCTTATCAAACATTATTGGACAAAAATTAGTACTTTTTATAGAGTAGAGAGTTGGTACCCACTCCCGACGatcatatttaaaaaggtCAAGCTTAACCTTAAAAGCACATTTTGtcattaacataattttttagaaaatattcaaagaaatCACCTGTACGCGATCCGTTTTCTCAATATTCCATAGCAATGTAAAAT
This is a stretch of genomic DNA from Drosophila albomicans strain 15112-1751.03 chromosome 3, ASM965048v2, whole genome shotgun sequence. It encodes these proteins:
- the LOC117566466 gene encoding uncharacterized protein LOC117566466 isoform X2, which encodes MQLTVVVGIVSFTKAHRYLTEFEDDELFSDCPNQPENVLNVHGLANLTELTFSRQQDNLHVSGNFTLLWNIEKTDRVQLDLFKYDRREWVPTLYSIKSTNFCPIMFDKNQYWYTLWVKYITNIDEIKNNCLNVPGTKYILDDFDMYIVIENKMQNMEGEQKLRIELKAFDQSNRMRPTIICYEVKMNLVKLAREVKAKLPL
- the LOC117566466 gene encoding uncharacterized protein LOC117566466 isoform X1; the encoded protein is MQLTVVVGIVSFTKAHRYLTEFEDDELFSDCPNQPENVLNVHGLANLTELTFSRQQDNLHVSGNFTLLWNIEKTDRVQVKLDLFKYDRREWVPTLYSIKSTNFCPIMFDKNQYWYTLWVKYITNIDEIKNNCLNVPGTKYILDDFDMYIVIENKMQNMEGEQKLRIELKAFDQSNRMRPTIICYEVKMNLVKLAREVKAKLPL